GCGCCCGTACCGGCACGGCGACGACCTGCGGAAGGTGCACTGGCGCTCGACCGCGCGGCGGGACGACCTGATGGTGCGCGTCGAGGAACGGCCGTGGCGCGGCGGGACGACCGTGCTCCTGGACCACCGGCTGGTCGCGCACCGGGGCAGCGGTCCCGGCGCGAGCCTGGAGTGGGCGGTGTCGCTGGCCGGGTCGATCTGCCTGCACCTGCACAAGTACGGCCACCGGGTGCGGTTGGTCGGCGACGACGGACGGGTGTTGGCGGGCGGGCAGGGCGACAGCGGGTACAGCGACTCGGTGGTGCTGGACGCGCTGGCCGCGTTGCCGCCGTCGCACCGCCGTGAGCCGGCCGCCGGTATCGATCCCGGCGCGGGCCAGGAGGTCGTCGCGATCCTCGGCGGCAGCACGCCCGCGGTGGTGGACGCGCTGGTGCGCAACCGGCCGCGCGGTATGCGGAGTCTCGCGGTGGTGATGGACGTCCGGGCGTGGGCGTCCGCGTCGGAGGACCCGGCGCCCGACCCGGCCGACGCCGAGCGGTTGTTGAGCGGCGCGGGGTGGGGCGTGGTCGTGGCGCGGCCGACGACGCCGATGGACCAGGTCTGGCAGCAGCTGTGCCACAGCGCGGGCAACCGCGGGCCCGTGGTG
This is a stretch of genomic DNA from Saccharothrix ecbatanensis. It encodes these proteins:
- a CDS encoding DUF58 domain-containing protein, whose translation is MRGALSGLTTRGRCLLAAGFAAGLCAIVLNERDLLRVSAFVVALPLLAAWLAQRARIGLHANRMMHPNRVQVGSATDVRVELRSAGRLPTGGLLLEDAVPYALGARPRFVVERLPRNIVTVLRYPLKPVMRGVQQVGPLMARITDPFGLAEFDREMAGRSRLVVVPRVVQLTGLPSGSGMGSGDDGSIRLRAGQGEDDAVVRPYRHGDDLRKVHWRSTARRDDLMVRVEERPWRGGTTVLLDHRLVAHRGSGPGASLEWAVSLAGSICLHLHKYGHRVRLVGDDGRVLAGGQGDSGYSDSVVLDALAALPPSHRREPAAGIDPGAGQEVVAILGGSTPAVVDALVRNRPRGMRSLAVVMDVRAWASASEDPAPDPADAERLLSGAGWGVVVARPTTPMDQVWQQLCHSAGNRGPVVRTEVG